From one Myxococcales bacterium genomic stretch:
- a CDS encoding CoA-binding protein produces the protein MSSQESTIQYLFKPRSVAVLGASTNPDKIGSKVLRNILGSGYQGKIYPVNPKGGEIDGIPAVRSLGEIAGGIDLVTIAIPAKLVVGAVEECAKAGAKHLSVITSGFSEVGNLEEENRIVAIAREAGMRVLGPNIFGVYSSAASINATFGPSDVEQGGVAIITQSGALGIAMMGKTKTEKIGLSAVVSVGNKCDVDEADLLTYLVEDDLTKVVLMYIEGVKEGAKLVQILPEAMKKKPIIVIKSGRSKRGAMAAASHTGSLAGADEVFSAIMRQCGVLRAESIQEALNWCKFLQDTPLPKGENTVILTNGGGIGVLATDACEKFEVNLYDNIAEMQRMFAGSMPDFGSLKNPVDITGQALIDDYDKTISAALHNDNVDSLIVLGCQTAVLDAHSLPGTIERAMAPAMPKKPLIFSFFGGPAIEAAITELKGKGRPIFGDVYEAVSCLGACYQVTRNRQTDRGDAGIVDRLAAEFDYDTIQRVLAGVRADNRRFLLAHEAQTLMKAAGIPMPQSVVARNLDQAVKAAEEIGYPVVMKIVSKDIIHKSDAGGIALDLDNRQEVVDAHEAIMHNCRAHNPNAVLEGVEVAEQVPRGTETIIGARRDPSFGPIVMFGLGGIYVEVMKDVSFRAIPLSYNEAGRMIQEIKSFPLLLGVRGEKQKDIDTLLHTILRVGAVLRTFDEINDIEINPLVVYDQGMGAKALDARILLRHSVKGA, from the coding sequence ATGAGCAGCCAAGAATCAACCATCCAGTATCTCTTCAAGCCCCGGAGCGTCGCCGTGCTCGGCGCCTCGACGAACCCGGACAAGATCGGCAGCAAGGTGCTGCGGAACATCCTGGGCAGCGGCTACCAGGGCAAGATCTACCCCGTCAATCCGAAGGGCGGCGAAATCGACGGCATCCCCGCCGTGCGCAGCCTCGGCGAGATCGCGGGCGGGATCGACCTGGTGACCATCGCCATCCCCGCCAAACTGGTCGTCGGCGCGGTCGAGGAATGCGCCAAAGCCGGCGCCAAACACCTGTCGGTCATCACCTCGGGGTTCTCGGAAGTCGGCAACCTCGAGGAGGAAAACCGCATCGTCGCCATCGCCCGCGAAGCCGGCATGCGCGTCCTGGGCCCGAACATTTTCGGCGTCTACAGTTCGGCGGCCTCGATCAACGCCACCTTCGGCCCGAGCGACGTCGAACAGGGCGGCGTGGCGATCATCACCCAGAGCGGCGCCCTGGGCATCGCCATGATGGGCAAGACCAAGACCGAAAAAATCGGCCTCTCGGCCGTGGTTTCGGTCGGCAACAAGTGCGACGTCGACGAAGCCGACCTGTTGACCTACCTGGTCGAGGACGACCTGACCAAGGTCGTGCTGATGTACATCGAGGGCGTCAAGGAAGGCGCCAAGCTCGTGCAAATCCTGCCGGAAGCGATGAAGAAAAAACCGATCATCGTCATCAAATCCGGCCGGTCCAAGCGCGGCGCCATGGCCGCTGCCTCGCACACCGGCTCGCTCGCCGGCGCCGATGAGGTCTTCTCGGCCATCATGCGCCAGTGCGGCGTGCTGCGCGCCGAGAGCATCCAGGAAGCCCTCAACTGGTGCAAGTTCCTGCAGGATACGCCCCTGCCCAAGGGCGAAAACACGGTGATCCTCACCAACGGCGGCGGCATCGGCGTGCTGGCCACCGACGCCTGCGAAAAATTCGAGGTCAACCTGTACGACAACATCGCCGAGATGCAGCGGATGTTCGCCGGCTCGATGCCCGACTTCGGCTCGCTGAAAAACCCGGTGGACATCACCGGCCAGGCGTTGATCGACGATTACGACAAAACCATCAGCGCCGCGCTGCACAACGACAACGTCGATTCGCTGATCGTCCTGGGCTGCCAGACGGCGGTGCTCGACGCCCACAGCCTGCCCGGCACGATCGAGCGGGCGATGGCTCCGGCGATGCCGAAGAAGCCGCTGATCTTTTCCTTCTTCGGCGGCCCGGCCATCGAGGCGGCGATCACCGAGCTCAAGGGCAAGGGCCGGCCGATCTTCGGCGACGTCTACGAGGCGGTTTCCTGCCTCGGCGCGTGCTATCAGGTGACGCGCAACCGGCAGACAGACCGCGGCGACGCGGGCATCGTCGACCGGCTGGCGGCCGAATTCGACTACGACACCATCCAACGCGTGCTCGCCGGCGTGCGCGCCGACAACCGTCGTTTCCTGCTGGCCCACGAGGCCCAGACGCTGATGAAGGCGGCGGGCATCCCGATGCCGCAGAGCGTGGTCGCCCGCAATCTCGACCAGGCGGTCAAAGCGGCCGAGGAAATCGGCTATCCGGTCGTCATGAAGATCGTCTCGAAGGACATCATTCACAAGAGCGACGCCGGCGGCATCGCCCTGGATCTGGACAACCGCCAGGAAGTGGTGGACGCGCACGAGGCGATCATGCACAACTGCCGCGCCCACAATCCCAACGCGGTGCTCGAGGGCGTCGAGGTCGCCGAGCAGGTGCCGAGGGGCACCGAGACGATCATCGGCGCGCGGCGCGACCCGTCGTTCGGCCCGATCGTCATGTTCGGCCTGGGCGGCATTTACGTCGAGGTGATGAAGGACGTTTCCTTCCGCGCCATTCCGCTCTCGTACAACGAGGCCGGCCGGATGATCCAGGAGATCAAATCCTTCCCCTTGCTGCTGGGTGTTCGCGGCGAAAAGCAGAAGGACATCGACACGCTGCTCCACACCATTTTGCGGGTGGGCGCGGTGCTCAGAACGTTCGACGAAATCAACGATATTGAAATTAACCCTCTGGTGGTTTACGACCAGGGAATGGGCGCGAAAGCGTTGGATGCGCGAATTTTGCTTCGCCATTCCGTCAAAGGAGCCTAG
- a CDS encoding GNAT family N-acetyltransferase, translated as MGIELHQPDYLDLMRQQYPDKFLAEDRIFQKIHRGAKIFVGTACGEPQYLVRSLAEYVKNNPKSLFDAEVFQVWTLGVAPYTEPVFKANFRHNSFFIGDSSRGAINTGLADYSPIFLSQVPELFRTGMVEVNVALIQVSPPDAHGYMSLGISVDIVKTAAEKADLVVAQVNRYMPRVHGDGFIHISDVDFLIQHDEPLLRYEPEANTDVMREIGGYVARLVQDGDTIQVGYGATPNAILDALSGKKHLGVHTELLSEGLARLIIKGVIDNSRKTIDAGKTVASFSMGTEETYQFIHDNPGIQFRTIDYTNDPLIIAKQDRMVAINSALAVDLTGQATAESIGSMFYSGIGGQADFMRGAVLSRGGRSILTIPSTALGGKVSRIVPFLSEGSGATLNRGDIHYVVTEYGIAYLHGKNIRDRAMSLIAIAHPNHRAWLIKEAKRHNLIYKDQAFIPGKRGEYPDEIEAFRVTRKGFELFVRPVKISDESLLKDFFYDLSDNSLYRRFISVRKDMPHERLQEFVVIDYTKEIVLLAFDPSAEVEKVVGVGQYCVDESSHTAEVSFVVRDEFQNMGVGTELLNYLTFLAKKQGLLGFTAEVLVENKPMLRLFEKAGYDMTKSMAEGVYELKMMFRK; from the coding sequence ATGGGTATCGAATTGCATCAACCGGACTATCTCGATTTGATGCGGCAGCAGTATCCGGATAAGTTTCTGGCGGAAGACCGGATTTTTCAGAAAATCCACCGCGGCGCCAAAATCTTTGTCGGCACGGCCTGCGGCGAGCCGCAATATCTGGTGCGGTCGCTGGCCGAGTACGTTAAAAACAATCCGAAATCGCTGTTCGACGCCGAGGTTTTCCAGGTCTGGACCCTGGGCGTGGCGCCGTATACCGAACCGGTATTCAAGGCCAATTTCCGCCACAATTCGTTCTTCATCGGCGACAGCTCGCGCGGCGCGATCAACACGGGCCTCGCCGATTATTCGCCGATTTTCCTTTCGCAGGTGCCCGAATTGTTCCGGACCGGCATGGTCGAGGTGAACGTCGCGTTGATCCAGGTTTCGCCGCCCGACGCCCACGGCTACATGAGCCTGGGCATCAGCGTCGACATCGTCAAAACCGCGGCGGAGAAGGCCGATCTGGTCGTCGCCCAGGTGAACCGCTACATGCCGCGCGTGCACGGCGACGGCTTCATTCACATCTCGGACGTCGATTTTCTGATTCAGCACGACGAGCCGCTGCTGCGCTACGAGCCGGAAGCCAATACCGACGTGATGCGCGAAATCGGCGGCTACGTGGCGCGCCTGGTCCAGGACGGCGACACCATCCAGGTGGGCTACGGCGCGACGCCCAACGCCATTCTCGATGCGCTTTCGGGCAAGAAACACCTCGGCGTGCATACCGAGCTGCTCAGCGAGGGGCTGGCGCGGCTGATCATCAAGGGCGTCATCGACAACTCCCGCAAGACCATCGACGCCGGCAAGACGGTCGCCTCGTTCAGCATGGGCACCGAGGAAACCTATCAGTTCATTCACGACAATCCCGGCATTCAGTTCCGCACCATCGACTACACCAACGACCCGCTGATCATCGCCAAGCAAGACCGGATGGTGGCGATCAACAGCGCCCTGGCCGTCGATCTGACGGGCCAGGCGACGGCCGAATCGATCGGTAGCATGTTCTACAGCGGCATCGGCGGCCAGGCGGATTTCATGCGCGGCGCGGTGCTGTCCCGGGGCGGCCGGTCCATCCTGACGATCCCGTCGACGGCGCTGGGCGGCAAGGTGTCGCGCATCGTGCCGTTCCTCTCGGAAGGCTCCGGCGCGACGCTCAACCGCGGCGACATCCACTACGTGGTGACCGAATACGGCATCGCCTACCTGCACGGCAAGAACATCCGCGACCGCGCCATGTCGCTGATCGCCATCGCGCACCCGAACCACCGCGCCTGGCTGATTAAAGAAGCCAAGCGGCACAACCTGATTTACAAAGACCAGGCGTTCATCCCGGGCAAGCGCGGCGAGTACCCCGACGAGATCGAAGCCTTCCGCGTCACGCGTAAAGGCTTCGAGCTGTTCGTGCGACCGGTCAAGATCAGCGACGAGTCGCTGCTCAAGGATTTTTTCTACGACCTGTCGGACAACAGCCTTTATCGCCGGTTCATCTCGGTGCGCAAGGACATGCCGCACGAGCGGCTGCAGGAATTCGTGGTGATCGATTACACCAAGGAGATCGTGCTCCTGGCCTTCGATCCCAGCGCCGAGGTGGAAAAGGTGGTCGGCGTCGGCCAGTACTGCGTCGACGAAAGTTCGCACACGGCCGAGGTTTCCTTCGTGGTGCGCGACGAATTCCAGAACATGGGCGTCGGCACCGAATTGCTCAATTACCTGACGTTCCTTGCCAAGAAACAAGGTTTGCTCGGTTTTACGGCGGAAGTACTCGTGGAAAACAAGCCCATGCTGCGCCTGTTCGAAAAGGCGGGCTACGACATGACCAAGTCGATGGCCGAGGGCGTTTACGAACTCAAGATGATGTTCAGGAAGTAA
- a CDS encoding RNA-binding protein, with protein MANKIFVGGLSWSTDSEGLKNAFSQYGEIEEAIVVSDRETGRSRGFGFVTFASADAAKSALALNGTELDGRTIRVDTASEKRPGGGGGGGGRGGDRGSRFGGGRNRF; from the coding sequence ATGGCGAACAAAATTTTCGTGGGAGGCCTCTCCTGGTCGACCGACAGCGAAGGCTTGAAGAACGCTTTCTCCCAATACGGTGAAATCGAGGAAGCGATCGTGGTCAGCGACCGCGAGACCGGCCGCAGCCGCGGCTTCGGCTTCGTCACCTTCGCCAGCGCCGATGCGGCCAAATCCGCGTTGGCCCTCAACGGCACCGAGCTCGACGGCCGGACCATCCGCGTCGATACCGCCAGCGAAAAACGGCCCGGCGGCGGCGGTGGCGGCGGTGGTCGTGGCGGCGATCGTGGCTCGCGCTTCGGCGGCGGCCGCAATCGTTTCTAG
- a CDS encoding phosphotransacetylase family protein, which translates to MKKLVVASTGKSAGKTCLIVGIASALGGTCGYIKPIGDRLLYRKKRLWDHDAALFAALWKLDNKPEDITIGFEHAKLRYMYDRSGTKEKIGEMVAAAGNRDYLFIEAGGSLSFGASVHLDPISLAKYAEAELLLIVGGDEDSVLDEIHFYKNYIDDEGARMAGVIINKVQDLEDFQHTFGEELASTGIPILGVIPQQPELRALPVKYLVERLFARVVAGELGLDRVVENLFLGAMSVSSAIGHPLFEKPNKLIITSGDRSDMILAALETASSCIVLTNNLLPPGNILSKASEARIPVLLVPWDTYTTVQKIGQVEPLLTTDDKAKIELLTDLAKAHVKLDVLKK; encoded by the coding sequence ATGAAGAAGCTCGTCGTTGCCTCAACCGGTAAAAGCGCCGGCAAAACCTGCCTCATCGTGGGAATTGCATCAGCCTTGGGCGGGACTTGCGGTTACATCAAGCCTATCGGCGACCGCCTGCTTTATCGCAAGAAAAGGCTCTGGGATCACGATGCCGCCCTGTTCGCCGCCCTCTGGAAGCTCGACAACAAGCCCGAGGACATCACGATCGGCTTCGAGCACGCCAAGCTGCGGTACATGTACGACCGGTCCGGCACGAAGGAAAAGATCGGCGAAATGGTCGCCGCGGCCGGCAACCGCGACTACCTGTTCATCGAGGCCGGCGGTTCGCTGTCGTTCGGCGCCTCGGTCCACCTGGATCCGATCTCCCTGGCGAAGTACGCCGAAGCCGAACTGCTGCTGATCGTCGGCGGCGACGAGGATTCGGTGCTCGACGAAATCCATTTCTACAAGAACTACATCGACGACGAGGGCGCCCGGATGGCCGGCGTCATCATCAACAAGGTGCAGGATCTCGAAGACTTCCAGCACACCTTCGGCGAGGAACTGGCGTCGACCGGCATCCCGATCCTCGGGGTGATTCCGCAACAACCCGAATTGCGGGCGCTGCCGGTGAAGTACCTGGTCGAACGGCTCTTCGCGCGGGTCGTCGCCGGCGAACTGGGCCTCGACCGCGTCGTCGAGAACCTGTTCCTCGGCGCGATGTCGGTTTCCTCGGCGATCGGCCACCCGTTGTTCGAAAAGCCCAACAAGCTGATCATCACCTCGGGCGACCGCAGCGACATGATCCTGGCCGCGCTCGAAACCGCCTCGTCGTGCATCGTGCTGACCAACAACCTGCTGCCGCCGGGCAACATCCTGTCCAAGGCCTCCGAGGCCAGGATTCCGGTGCTGCTCGTGCCCTGGGACACCTACACCACGGTGCAGAAAATCGGCCAGGTTGAGCCGCTGCTCACCACCGACGACAAAGCGAAAATCGAACTCCTCACCGATTTGGCCAAGGCGCACGTCAAGCTCGACGTCCTGAAAAAATAG
- a CDS encoding efflux RND transporter permease subunit codes for MSWIEICIRHPVFTSMMIAAIFVFGIASYPEIGLDMLPNVDTPIVTVTTIYPGADPESVEKEISEKIEDALSNVAGIKTMRSISVENVSQLIVEFELEVKIDSAIQDVRDQIARLVTQLPSDAETPIITKVDPGSFPILTLTVSGPASVGELTHYTSETIKKTLQNVPGVGSVDIVGGQEREIHVFLDPFRLQSRNLAVTDVIGALAANNLDFPGGAITTAERELSVKVLSRFATLDEIRNLKIVEIAGQPIFLGDLGRVEDGVEERRTAAQWNGTNAVALVIRKQSGTNTIEVGQAIKKRLAEIEQSLPAGWEARVAVDQTLSIRAIFESVRFDLLFGGVLAILIVFVFLRSPRSTLIAALAIPTSIIGTFIFIRAMHFTFNTLTMVALSLSIGILIDDAIVMLENIYRHLEKGLPAREAAVRGAKEIGMAILATTLTIVAVFLPVAFMKGLIGRFFNQFGLTVSVAVLLSLFVSFTLTPMLCARFLRPPRPHAIYARIESVLLALDRNYRRLIGWALDHRKATIAIAVSVFLLSLGSIFLLNTTLSATTDLDMILVRVKLPIGSSLEKTETYAAAIAAKIRENKSVVSTMLTVGADAQKKQNQAEITVGLVPKNERKESLLKIIPAIQALTAQFPAAELYVSPKDIMDTGDVAVHMNQVEYSLKGHDLAALDDFSRRLVDRLRGTPGLTDFETTYEKNRPEVKLLVDREKAAHLGVASYTIGQTVNALVGGIEASKYRIGGDDYEIRVRLDEAARQNPAQLANLQVRNQHHSLVALSSIARIENGFGPTQIDREDRLRKIDVKVGFDSTMPMGKAIKLIQAAADSLPHPGIVTSVGTLAKVMGESFQSMYLALLLAVLIIYMVLASQFDSYIHPLTIMIALPLSLPGALGALLLSGDNLSIFAMIGVIMLMGLVTKNAILLVDYTNVLRRRDGMEMKAALLQAGPTRLRPILMTTAAMVFGMLPIVLSNGYGAEMRSSMGVCVIGGLLVSTLLTLVVVPVIYSLLDRFDRTLHRRA; via the coding sequence ATGTCGTGGATCGAAATTTGCATTCGTCACCCCGTATTCACCAGTATGATGATTGCGGCCATCTTCGTGTTCGGTATCGCTTCCTATCCCGAAATCGGCCTGGACATGCTGCCGAATGTCGATACACCGATTGTGACCGTCACGACGATCTATCCCGGCGCCGATCCCGAATCGGTGGAAAAAGAGATTTCGGAAAAAATCGAGGATGCCCTCAGCAACGTCGCCGGCATCAAGACCATGCGGTCGATCAGCGTCGAAAACGTCTCGCAATTGATCGTCGAGTTCGAACTGGAAGTGAAGATCGACAGCGCGATCCAGGATGTCCGCGATCAGATCGCCCGCCTGGTGACCCAACTGCCCTCCGATGCCGAAACGCCCATCATCACCAAGGTCGATCCCGGCTCGTTCCCGATTCTGACCCTGACGGTCAGCGGCCCGGCATCCGTCGGCGAACTGACGCACTATACGAGCGAAACCATTAAAAAGACCTTGCAAAACGTGCCGGGCGTCGGCTCGGTGGACATCGTCGGCGGCCAGGAACGGGAAATTCACGTGTTCTTGGATCCCTTCCGTCTGCAATCGCGCAACTTGGCCGTCACCGATGTGATCGGCGCGCTGGCCGCCAACAATCTCGATTTCCCGGGCGGTGCAATCACCACCGCCGAACGGGAATTGTCGGTCAAGGTGCTGAGCCGGTTCGCCACTTTGGATGAAATCCGCAATTTGAAAATCGTGGAAATCGCCGGCCAGCCGATCTTTCTGGGCGATCTGGGCCGAGTCGAGGACGGCGTCGAGGAACGCCGCACCGCCGCCCAATGGAACGGCACCAACGCCGTCGCCCTGGTGATCCGCAAACAATCCGGCACCAATACCATCGAGGTCGGTCAGGCAATCAAAAAACGCCTGGCCGAAATTGAACAAAGCCTTCCGGCGGGATGGGAAGCGCGGGTGGCGGTGGACCAGACCCTTTCCATCCGGGCCATCTTCGAAAGCGTTCGCTTTGACCTGCTGTTCGGTGGCGTGCTGGCGATTCTGATCGTTTTTGTTTTTCTGCGCAGTCCGCGCTCCACGCTGATCGCGGCCTTGGCGATCCCGACCTCGATCATCGGCACCTTCATTTTCATTCGGGCCATGCATTTCACCTTCAATACCCTGACCATGGTCGCGCTTTCGCTGTCGATCGGCATCCTGATCGACGACGCCATCGTCATGCTGGAAAACATCTACCGGCACCTGGAAAAAGGCTTGCCGGCGCGCGAAGCGGCGGTCCGCGGCGCCAAGGAAATCGGCATGGCGATTCTGGCCACCACGCTGACCATCGTCGCGGTCTTCCTGCCGGTGGCTTTCATGAAGGGTTTGATCGGCCGTTTCTTCAACCAATTCGGCCTGACGGTATCCGTCGCGGTGCTGTTGTCGCTTTTTGTCTCCTTTACCCTGACGCCGATGTTGTGCGCGCGTTTTCTGCGACCGCCCCGCCCTCACGCCATCTACGCACGCATTGAAAGCGTACTGCTGGCGCTGGACCGGAATTACCGGCGCTTGATCGGCTGGGCGTTGGACCACCGGAAAGCGACGATCGCCATCGCCGTGAGCGTTTTCCTCCTCAGCCTGGGCTCGATCTTCCTGCTCAACACCACCCTGTCCGCCACCACTGATTTGGATATGATCCTGGTCCGCGTCAAACTGCCGATCGGTTCGTCCTTGGAGAAAACCGAAACCTACGCCGCGGCGATCGCCGCAAAAATCCGGGAAAACAAATCGGTCGTTTCCACCATGCTGACGGTTGGGGCCGATGCGCAAAAGAAACAGAATCAGGCGGAAATCACCGTCGGCCTCGTGCCGAAAAACGAACGGAAAGAATCTCTCCTGAAAATCATCCCCGCGATTCAGGCCCTGACCGCACAATTTCCCGCGGCGGAACTCTACGTGTCGCCGAAAGACATCATGGATACGGGGGACGTCGCGGTTCATATGAATCAAGTCGAATACAGCCTGAAGGGGCATGATCTGGCCGCCCTCGACGATTTCAGCCGGCGTCTGGTGGACCGCCTGCGCGGCACGCCGGGCCTGACCGACTTCGAAACCACTTACGAAAAAAACCGGCCCGAGGTGAAGCTTCTGGTCGATCGGGAAAAGGCGGCACATCTAGGAGTCGCTTCGTACACGATCGGGCAAACGGTCAATGCCTTGGTCGGCGGCATCGAGGCGTCCAAATATCGGATCGGAGGCGACGATTACGAAATCCGCGTGCGCCTGGACGAGGCGGCGCGGCAAAACCCCGCGCAATTGGCCAATCTTCAGGTGCGCAACCAACACCATTCCCTGGTAGCGCTTTCTTCCATCGCCCGGATCGAAAACGGTTTCGGACCGACGCAGATCGACCGCGAGGATCGCTTGCGCAAAATCGACGTGAAGGTCGGTTTCGATTCGACCATGCCGATGGGCAAAGCCATTAAGCTGATTCAGGCCGCCGCCGATTCGCTGCCGCATCCGGGAATCGTCACCTCGGTCGGCACCCTCGCGAAGGTCATGGGCGAATCCTTTCAGTCGATGTACCTCGCCCTGCTGCTCGCCGTGCTCATCATTTACATGGTGTTGGCCAGCCAGTTCGATTCGTACATTCACCCGCTGACGATCATGATCGCCCTGCCGCTTTCGTTGCCGGGGGCGTTGGGCGCGTTGCTGCTTTCCGGCGACAACTTGAGCATCTTTGCCATGATCGGCGTCATTATGCTGATGGGCTTGGTGACAAAAAACGCGATTTTGCTCGTCGATTACACCAATGTGCTGCGCCGCCGCGACGGAATGGAAATGAAAGCCGCCTTGTTGCAGGCCGGCCCGACTCGGCTGCGTCCGATCCTGATGACCACCGCCGCCATGGTTTTCGGCATGTTGCCGATTGTGTTGAGCAACGGCTATGGCGCCGAAATGCGCTCGTCGATGGGCGTCTGCGTCATCGGCGGCCTGTTGGTTTCAACGCTGCTGACCCTGGTAGTGGTGCCGGTCATCTATTCGCTGTTGGATCGCTTCGACCGAACGTTACACCGCCGCGCGTAA